GCACCGGCAGCGCAGTGCACCAGGCAGTGGGCACCGCCTGGAACACCGTGGGAGTCTCAACGTCATGATTCAGCTTCCGCCCTTGGACCAAGCCTCCGTCGTGCGCGTGACGCGCGAGGGCGGCGTCGCCTACCTGCCGGGGCTTTCGCGCCCGCGCAGCTACCAGTTGGGCAACTGCAGCGAGGCGCTGCGCCAGCAGATCGGCGAAGCCCTGCAAAGCGCTGCGCCGCATGCGGCGCAGCGCGACGGTCCGGCTTCGCCCGGCGGCGACCAGCGCTTCTACCGTGTCGAACTGGTGATGCAGAGCGCGACGGCGCATTCGGGATCGATCAGCTTCGAAGTGCCCGAGACCGAGGCGCCCGAGGCGCTGGTGCATCTGTGGAAAGACGCCGCCGACCGCTGACCGAACAACCGGCGCGGTCGCACGCGCGACCCGCGCCTTGGCGGCGGATCTTTTAGATTCGGCGCCTGTCATCCACCACACACCGGAGCCTCTTTCCATGATCCACGTCGTCGCCATCATCAACGCCAAGCCGGGCCAACGGGCCAAACTGCTCGAAGCCTTTGCCGCCAACCGCGCGGCCGTGCTGGCCGAAGAGGGCTGCATCGAATACGGCGCCACCGTCGATGCGCAGGGTGTTCCGGCATCGAAGGCCAGCTTCGGTCCCGATACTTTCGTGGTCATCGAGAAATGGGAAACGCTGGCCCACCTGCAGGCGCATGGCGTCGCGCCGCACATGAAAGCGCATGGCGAGAAGACCAAGGCGCTGGTCGAGAGCAAGCTGATCCACGTGCTCGAGCCGGTCTGAACCGGGCCTTCGCGCGCGGCGCAATGCCTGCTACCCTCGCGCCCGGGAGCAGGCATCTCGAGGAGGGACCGAAGGCATGGCGATCTTCATCGGACCGCAGCGTCTGCGCTTGCGCGCTTTCACCGCATTGCTCGGCACGCTGGCCGCGGGCCTGCTGGCGTCGGGCTGCGCGCAGCTTGCCGCGCCGCCCTACGCGGCCGACTACGAAGCACTCGACCGGCTGGAAGCCACGCGACCGGCCATGGTGGCCGTCGCAAAGGTGCAGCCCACCGATCCCAACGACAGCGTCAACTCGCTGAGCCTGCGCCGCGCAAGACTGCTGTCGCCCAGCGGCACCTTTTCGCAATACCTGGAAGACGCGCTGATGCGCGACCTGGCGGAAATATCGGCCTACGACCCCAAGGCGCCGACCCGCATCGCGGCGACCCTCCGCGTCAACGAGCTCGACCTTGGCGTGATCAACGGCACCGGCCGCATGGACGTGGAGGTGACCGTGACGCGCGCGGCCGCCGAGCGCTTGCGCAAGACCTACCGCGCCGAAATTGCCTTCGATTCGAGCTACGCCAACATCGTGGCCGTGCCCGCCGGCCAGGCCGCCTACCCGCGGCTGGTGCGCGCGCTGCTGCGCAAGGTCTACGCCGATGCGCAGTTCATCGCGGCCATCGCCCCGTAGCCGCGCAAGAAGAACCTCCATGCCACCGATCCTTCGCCCAACCGCTAGCCTGCTGGCCGCCGCGGCCTTCGCTGCCTTGCTGTCCGCCTGCGCCCATCCGATCACGATGATCACCGAGACGGCGCCTCCGCGCGCGACGGCCCACCTCGTTCCGAAGAAGGTCGCCTACGTGATGACCGACGCCCAGCGCGACCAGCAGGTGACCACCGCCGGCGGAAGCGGCGACCGCGTGAGCTACTACCCCTACCGGGACCTCGAGAAGTCGATCCGCGATGCGCTGCGCGCGGTCTACCGCGACGTGGTCGTGCTGCGCACAGCCGGCGACGCCAAGGCCAACGAGGCAGCGGGCGTGTCCCTGGTGTTCACGCCGCAGATCAGGACCGATTCGAGCTCGTCCTCATGGATCACCTGGCCGCCCACGTCGTTCACCGCCGAGGTGGCGTGCGTCGTGACCGACCCGGCCGGCGCCGAGGTGACGCGCGTGCGCGCGGTCGGCAACGGCACGGCCGCGTTCAACGAGTTCAACGGCGACTACGGGCTGGCCGCCCGGCGCGCAGCGACGCGGATGACGTCGCAGCTCAGCAGCGAGATCAGGAGGAACGAGAAGCTGCGCTGAGGCACCGCCCCGGGTCGGCACGCCCATGAAAAAACGCGCCCGAGGGGCGCGTTCTTCATTGGGGCCGTGAAGTCTTACTTTGAAACGACCTTGACCATTTCGAGGCATTTGTTCGAGTAGCCCCATTCGTTGTCGTACCAGCTCACCAGCTTCACGAACGTGCCGTCGAGCGCAATGCCGGCTTCGGCGTCGAAGATCGAGGTGCGCGGGTCGCCGCGGAAGTCGGTGGCCACCACCTTGTCCTCGGTGTAGCCCAGCACACCCTTGAGTGCGCCTTCGCTTTGCGACTTCATCTCGGCGCAGATTTCCTTGTAGGTGGCTTCCTTCTCCAGTTCCACCGTGAGGTCGACCACCGACACGTCGGAGGTCGGCACGCGGAAGCTCATGCCGGTGAGCTTCTTGTTGAGCTCGGGGATGACCACGCCCACGGCCTTGGCGGCGCCTGTGCTCGAGGGAATGATGTTTTCCAGGATGCCGCGGCCGCCGCGCCAGTCCTTGTTGCTCGGGCCGTCGACGGTCTTCTGCGTGGCGGTGGCGGCGTGCACCGTGGTCATCAGGCCGCGCTTGATGCCCCACTTGTCGTTCAGCACCTTGGCGAGCGGCGCCAGGCAGTTGGTGGTGCAGCTGGCGTTGCTCACGATGGCTTCGCCGGCGTACTTCTTGTCGTTCACGCCGTAGACGAACATGGGGGTGTCGTCCTTCGACGGCGCCGACATGATCACCTTCTTCGCGCCCGCGTCCAGATGCTTCTGGCAGGTTTCCTTCGTGAGGAAGAGTCCGGTCGACTCGAGCACGATGTCGGCGCCGACTTCGTTCCACTTGAGCTGCGACGGATCGCGCTCCTGCGTGAGGCGGATCTTCTTGCCGTTGACGATCAGCAGGTTGCCTTCGACCGTGACTTCGCCCTTGAAGCGGCCATGCACCGAGTCGTACTGGAGCATGTAGGCCAGGTAGTCGGGCTCGAGCAGGTCATTGATGGCAACGATCTCGATGTCGTTCTTGAAGTTCTGCACCGCTGCACGCAGCACGTTGCGACCGATGCGACCGAAGCCATTGATACCGAGTTTGATAGCCATCTGATTTGCTCCTAAGGTTGAAAAACTTGTGATCGAACGGAGAGAAGAAACGCCTTGCCGGGCTCAGTCGCGCAGGGCCGCTTCGACCGTGGCGGCGACGTTCTCTGCCGTGAACCCGAAATGCTTGAACAGAGCCGGCGCCGGTGCCGACTCGCCGTAGCTGTCGATGCCCACCACGGCTGCGCAGCCGTACTTCCACCAGCCGCCGGTGCAGCCC
The Variovorax sp. OAS795 genome window above contains:
- a CDS encoding protealysin inhibitor emfourin; translation: MIQLPPLDQASVVRVTREGGVAYLPGLSRPRSYQLGNCSEALRQQIGEALQSAAPHAAQRDGPASPGGDQRFYRVELVMQSATAHSGSISFEVPETEAPEALVHLWKDAADR
- a CDS encoding putative quinol monooxygenase — encoded protein: MIHVVAIINAKPGQRAKLLEAFAANRAAVLAEEGCIEYGATVDAQGVPASKASFGPDTFVVIEKWETLAHLQAHGVAPHMKAHGEKTKALVESKLIHVLEPV
- the gap gene encoding type I glyceraldehyde-3-phosphate dehydrogenase yields the protein MAIKLGINGFGRIGRNVLRAAVQNFKNDIEIVAINDLLEPDYLAYMLQYDSVHGRFKGEVTVEGNLLIVNGKKIRLTQERDPSQLKWNEVGADIVLESTGLFLTKETCQKHLDAGAKKVIMSAPSKDDTPMFVYGVNDKKYAGEAIVSNASCTTNCLAPLAKVLNDKWGIKRGLMTTVHAATATQKTVDGPSNKDWRGGRGILENIIPSSTGAAKAVGVVIPELNKKLTGMSFRVPTSDVSVVDLTVELEKEATYKEICAEMKSQSEGALKGVLGYTEDKVVATDFRGDPRTSIFDAEAGIALDGTFVKLVSWYDNEWGYSNKCLEMVKVVSK